From Rutidosis leptorrhynchoides isolate AG116_Rl617_1_P2 chromosome 3, CSIRO_AGI_Rlap_v1, whole genome shotgun sequence, a single genomic window includes:
- the LOC139897662 gene encoding serine/arginine-rich splicing factor RSZ22A-like, whose product MSRVYVGNLDPRVSERELEDEFSVYGVLRNVWVARRPPGYAFVEFDDRRDALDAIRALDGKNGWRVELSHNSKGDGGGRGRIGGGGGRGRGGGDDLKCYECGEPGHFARECRSRVGSRGLGSGRRRSPSPRRRRSPSYGRRSYSPRYSPRGRRSPPRRYISPRRYSRSPPYRRARRDSPYFNGV is encoded by the exons ATGTCTCGTGTGTACGTTGGTAACCTCGATCCACGTGTTTCTGAGCGAGAGCTTGAAGATGAATTCAGCGTTTATGGTGTTTTAAGGAa TGTGTGGGTTGCTAGAAGGCCACCCGGTTATGCATTTGTTGAGTTCGATGATCGCAGGGATGCACTAGATGCTATTCGTGCGTTAGATG GGAAGAATGGATGGCGTGTAGAGCTTTCTCATAACTCTAAAGGGGATGGTGGTGGCCGTGGTCGAATTGGTGGTGGCGGTGGTCGTGGACGTGGTGGTGGTGATGACTTAAAGTGTTATGAGTGTGGTGAGCCGGGACATTTTGCTCGTGAGTGTCGCTCACGTGTTGGTTCACGTGGGTTAGGAAGTGGGCGTCGTCGTAGCCCTAGTCCTAGACGTCGAAGGAGTCCAAGTTATGGGCGGCG GAGTTATAGTCCGCGCTACAGTCCTCGAGGGAGAAGATCCCCACCTCGTCGTTATATATCACCTCGCAGATACAGTAGATCACCTCCATATCGCCGTGCCCGACGCGATTCTCCATACTTCAATGG AGTTTAA